From Erigeron canadensis isolate Cc75 chromosome 8, C_canadensis_v1, whole genome shotgun sequence, one genomic window encodes:
- the LOC122609715 gene encoding coatomer subunit beta-1, protein MEKSCSLLVHFDKGTPALANEIKEALEGNDDAAKIDAMKKAVMLLLNGETLPQLFITIVRYVLPSEDHTVQKLLLLYLEIIDKTDSKGKILPEMILICQNLRNNLQHPNEYIRGVTLRFLCRLNETEIIEPLIPSILSNLEHRHPYIRRNAILAVMAIYKLPQGEQLLIDAPEMIEKVLSTEADQSAKRNAFLMLFACAQERAVNYLLTHVDRVGEWGELLQMVVLELIRKVCRTNTGEKGKYMKIIISLLNVPSAAVIYECAGTLVSLSSAPTAIRAAANTYCQLLLSQSDNNVKLIVLDRLNELKASHREIMVDMIMDVLRALSSPNHDIRRKTLDIVLDLITPRNINEVVLTLKKEVVKTQSGELEKDGEYRQMLIQAIHSCAIKFPEVASTVVHLLMDFLGDSNVASAMDVAVFVREIIETNPKLRVSIITRLLDTFYQIRSARVCSCALWIISEYCLALSEVESGIATIKQCLGDLPFYMASEEGDGIESSKKSQQVNSITVSSKRPAILADGTYATQSAASETAFSPPTVVQGTLTSGNSGNLRSLLLTGDFFLGAVVACTMTKLVLRLVEVQSLKSEVNKASTQVLLIIVSMLQLGQSSFLPHPIDNDSYDRIVLCIRLLCNPSEEIKKIWLQSCRESFVQMLADKQLRETEELKAKAQVSHAQPDDLIDFYHLKSRRGMSQLELEDEVQDDLKRATGEFVKEGDAANKLNRILQLTGFSDPVYAEAYVTVNHYDIVLDVTVINRTKETLQNLCLELATMGDLKLVERPQNYTLAPESSKQIKANIKVSSTETGVIFGNIVYETSNVFERTVIVLNDIHIDIMDYISPAVCSDAAFRTMWAEFEWENKVAVNTVIQDEKEFLDHIIKSTNMKCLTAPSALEGDCGFLAANLYAKSVFGEDALVNLSIEKQGDGKLSGYIRIRSKTQGIALSLGDKITLKQKGGA, encoded by the exons ATTAAGGAGGCGCTCGAAGGGAATGATGATGCTGCAAAGATTGATGCCATGAAAAAAGCGGTTATGCTTTTGTTGAATGGGGAAACGTTGCCACAACTTTTTATCACCATTGTTCGCTATGTTCTTCCATCAGAGGATCATACTGTTCAAAAACTGCTGCTTCTGTACCTAGAAATTATCGACAAAACAGATTCCAAAgggaagatcttacctgaaatGATCTTAATCTGCCAAAATTTGCGAAACAATCTTCAGCATCCCAATGAGTACATTCGTGGGGTGACTTTAAGGTTTCTTTGCCGTCTTAATGAGACGGAGATTATTGAGCCCTTGATACCATCTATACTGTCAAATCTGGAGCACCGACATCCATACATCAGGAGGAATGCAATACTTGCTGTGATGGCCATCTACAAGCTTCCACAAGGAGAACAACTTCTGATTGATGCTCCAGAGATGATCGAGAAGGTCCTCTCGACAGAGGCAGACCAATCTGCCAAAAGAAATGCATTTCTCATGCTTTTCGCATGTGCACAGGAACGTGCAGTTAATTATCTTTTGACCCATGTTGATAGGGTGGGAGAATGGGGAGAATTGCTGCAGATGGTTGTTTTGGAGTTGATTCGCAAAGTTTGCAGAACAAACACAGGAGAGAAAGGGAAATACATGAAGATCATTATATCCCTATTGAATGTTCCTTCTGCTGCGGTTATTTATGAATGTGCTGGTACCCTCGTGTCATTGTCCTCGGCTCCCACGGCAATTAGAGCTGCAGCCAATACTTATTGCCAGCTCCTCCTCTCCCAGAGTGACAACAATGTGAAGCTTATTGTTCTTGATCGCTTGAATGAACTCAAGGCTTCTCACAGGGAAATCATGGTTGATATGATAATGGATGTGCTCAGGGCACTCTCAAGCCCGAATCATGATATTAGGAGGAAAACACTTGATATTGTTCTTGATTTGATCACTCCTCGAAACATCAATGAAGTTGTTCTTACATTGAAAAAGGAAGTGGTAAAAACTCAAAGTGGGGAACTAGAAAAAGATGGGGAGTACCGCCAAATGCTCATCCAAGCCATTCATTCTTGTGCTATCAAGTTCCCTGAAGTGGCAAGCACAGTCGTGCATCTATTGATGGATTTCTTGGGTGATAGTAATGTTGCATCAGCCATGGATGTAGCAGTTTTTGTGAGAGAAATTATTGAAACAAATCCGAAGTTGAGGGTTTCAATCATAACAAGGCTATTGGACACCTTTTACCAAATACGGTCTGCACGAGTTTGCTCTTGTGCTCTCTGGATCATTAGTGAGTATTGCCTTGCACTCTCGGAAGTTGAGAGTGGAATTGCAACCATAAAACAATGCCTTGGAGACTTGCCATTTTATATGGCTTCAGAAGAGGGGGATGGTATTGAATCTTCAAAGAAGTCTCAGCAAGTAAACTCAATAACTGTTTCATCTAAGAGGCCAGCTATCCTCGCTGATGGCACTTATGCAACTCAAAGTGCAGCTTCTGAAACTGCTTTTTCCCCTCCTACGGTGGTCCAGGGGACATTAACTTCAGGAAATTCAGGAAATTTGAGATCTCTTCTTCTAACCGGTGATTTCTTCCTTGGGGCAGTTGTAGCTTGCACAATGACAAAACTTGTTTTGCGTTTGGTAGAGGTTCAGTCATTGAAAAGTGAAGTTAATAAAGCATCAACTCAAGTGTTACTTATTATTGTCTCGATGTTACAACTTGGGCAGTCTTCATTTCTTCCACACCCGATTGACAATGACTCTTATGATAGAATTGTTCTCTGCATAAGACTGCTATGTAATCCTAGTGAAGAGATTAAGAAAATATGGCTGCAGTCTTGCCGTGAAAGTTTTGTGCAAATGCTTGCTGATAAACAGCTCCGGGAAACAGAAGAACTGAAGGCCAAGGCTCAGGTCTCACATGCACAACCTGACGATCTCATTGACTTCTACCATCTGAAGAGTAGGAGG GGCATGAGCCAGCTGGAGTTGGAGGACGAGGTTCAAGATGATCTAAAGCGTGCTACCGGAGAATTTGTTAAAGAGGGAGATGCTGCCAATAAACTGAACCGTATTCTTCAACTGACTGGATTTAGTGACCCAGTGTATGCTGAAGCATATGTTACTGTTAATCACTATGATATTGTGCTTGATGTAACTGTTATCAACCGAACCAAAGAAACACTCCAGAATCTGTGCTTGGAATTGGCAACAATGGGTGACCTTAAACTTGTAGAGCGTCCTCAGAACTACACTCTTGCTCCTGAATCAAGCAAGCAGATTAAAGCAAACATTAAGGTGTCCTCGACTGAGACTGGAGTTATATTTGGAAACATTGTTTAtgaaacttcaaatgtgttcgAGCGTACTGTTATTGTCCTCAATGACATCCATATTGATATTATGGATTACATATCTCCAGCTGTCTGTAGTGATGCAGCTTTTCGAACCATGTGGGCCGAGTTTGAGTGGGAAAACAAg GTTGCTGTAAATACTGTAATTCAAGATGAGAAGGAATTCCTTGATCACATTATCAAATCAACTAACATGAAGTGCCTCACTGCACC GTCTGCTCTCGAAGGTGATTGTGGCTTCTTGGCTGCCAACTTATATGCTAAGAGTGTTTTTGGAGAGGATGCTTTGGTAAATTTGAGTATTGAGAAGCAAGGAGATGGTAAGCTGAGTGGGTATATTCGTATAAGGAGCAAAACTCAGGGGATTGCATTAAGCTTGGGGGATAAAATCACTCTTAAGCAGAAGGGAGGAGCCTGA